One segment of Caldisericota bacterium DNA contains the following:
- the rpiB gene encoding ribose 5-phosphate isomerase B, whose translation MKIAIGSDHAGFQLKDELKVFLQEKGIDVKDFGTYSEESVDYPDYAIPLAESVARGEEKFGILICGTGIGMAIAANKVKGIRASLCGSEYSARCAREHNDANVLCLAGRVLKEGLAKEIVNIWLNTSFLGGRHKQRIDKITNYEKK comes from the coding sequence ATGAAGATAGCCATAGGTTCTGACCATGCTGGGTTTCAATTAAAAGACGAATTAAAGGTATTTTTGCAAGAAAAAGGCATCGATGTGAAGGATTTTGGTACATATTCAGAAGAAAGTGTTGACTATCCTGATTATGCAATACCTTTAGCTGAGAGTGTTGCGAGGGGTGAAGAAAAGTTTGGAATTTTAATCTGTGGCACAGGTATTGGGATGGCAATTGCTGCAAATAAAGTAAAAGGTATTCGTGCAAGTCTTTGTGGCAGTGAGTATTCTGCTCGCTGTGCAAGGGAGCATAATGATGCGAATGTGCTTTGCCTGGCGGGAAGAGTTTTAAAAGAAGGACTTGCTAAAGAAATTGTAAATATCTGGCTTAATACTTCCTTTTTGGGTGGCAGGCATAAGCAAAGGATCGACAAAATAACAAATTATGAGAAAAAATAA